Part of the Deltaproteobacteria bacterium genome is shown below.
CATTCCGAGACCGAAACTTCTTTCAGGTACTTCCCGTCCACCTTCACGTTCACCCATTTGTGGTCCTCGAAAAAGACGGGCTCCGCACCGGCGCCCCGCGCGGCCGCGAGTATCCCCGTCTTCTCCATGTTCTTCGCCGTAGAGCCCCGGATCAGGGCGGACATGTCGCCGACAAGGACCTTGCCTGCGCCCGCATCATGGATCGCACCGACCACCGCCGCCACGACCGCGGGATTTGTGGTCGTCGGATGCCCGTTGGATCCGACGACGTTAGGTTTCACGAGAACGCTCTTCCCCCGAAGCGCAAGCGGCTCGAATCCTCCGATCAGCGAGACCGCCTTCCGCACCATTGCCGGAAGGTCCTTCCCCCCCACGGCCGACACGAGGGATTTGCCGCCGCGCGTGAAGGGATTCCCATCAGTGCCGCGACCGAACTTCTTCCCTGCGTCTTTCGCGGAGCCCTCGTAGCCCTGCGCGCTGCGGAGCATTCCGAAGACGGGGGAAGCGGCCGCAAGGGTGCGCAGGAAGATCCTTCTTCCGATATTCACGGATCCTCCTTCCCCGTCCCCCGAAGGGGCCGAATGAAAATTCGATTATGGAAGGGTTACGCCGGTTTCACTGCGGGGGTGCGTGAAGCGTAGGCCGTTCGGGACACCGGCATCGCCGTCGACTGGCCGCGCAGAAGGACCCGGCCGTTTTCTCCCGTGACGGTAAGCTCGCAGACCATCGACTGCTTCCCCTGGTGGAATACGCGGGACTCGCCGACGATCGTCTCTCCCTTCTTCGCCGCCCGTATGATATTCAGGCTCCATTGGACGCCGACCGCGTCGACCACGGAATTGACCGACAGCGCGAACGCGGCGTCCGCGACCGCGAAGAGCAGCGTCCCGTGCCCGATGTCGTGGGCGTTCAAAAACCGCTCCTCAACCGCCACCGACACTTTCGCGTATCCCTCGCGGGCCTCCAGCAATTTCATCCCGAAATCCCGGATCAGCCTGTCCCCGTTCCAGATCTCCTCGATCCTCCCCATCTCTCCACCCTATCCTTTCCTGTAGGTCAGCGCGTACTCCACGTAGTGATCCGCCGTAATGCGGTTCGCCACGGCCGATTCCGGCGCAAGGGTCTTGACCACCTTCCCGGGGACTCCCATCACAAGGGAATGAGGGGGGACGACCATGCGCGGCGGAACGACCGCCCCGGCACCGATCACGCTCCCGGTTCCGATCACCGCACCGTCCAGCACGACCGCGCCTATCCCGATCAGGCTGAAGTCCTCTATGACGCAGCCGTGCGCCACGACCCCGTGCCCGAACGTCACGGAATCGCCGACCTCCACCGAATGGACGCTCGTCACGTGCAGCGTGCAGTTGTCCTGCACGTTGGTCCGCTTCCCGATCCGGATCCGGCGGATGTCCCCCCGGATGACGGTGTTGAACCAGACGCTGGACTCTTCTCCGATCTCCACGTCTCCGATGACCATCGCCCCCTGCGCCACGAAGACAGTGGGATGGCACGCGGGAACGACCCCTTTGTACGGCAGCAGCACGGTTGACGGCCCTCCCGGATTTTTTCCGACCATTGTACCGATAATCCCGTTCCCGGGGGAAACAGACCGATCAAGGATTCACCGCGTCGGAGCGGCGAAGGCGCGGGGAAAGACCGCAGGAGGGGCAGGATTTCATGAGGGCAAGCTTCTCCGCGTATTCGAGGAACGCGGCGACGAAAGACGCGTGGCTCCAGGTGAGGGGGGAAACCGACAGCGGGGCGCCGGTAAAAGGGTGGACCTGTTCGGCGAGCACGCCGCTCGGGAGAGCGCGGGCGGCGACCCAAGAAAGGATGTCGAGGGCGGGTTTCAGGTCCTCTTCGTTTTTCGCAAGCGCTATGCGCCACTGCGCAAGCCAGAGGGTGCAGACGAACCACGGGTTCCCCGGAACGCGTTCGATATCTCCGCTCTCCCGGAAGTAGCCGTCGTTCTCGTAGCGCGCCAGCCCTCCCACTTCGGTCCTGATCCAGAGACGCTCCCGCATCGCCTCCATCGTGCGCACGATTCTCGGGTCGTCCGGCGGATACATCCCGAAATACCACAGGCCGTAGAGGCTCGCGTCCAGGGTCGGATCGGCGCCGACACCCCCCTCGCCGCTGCCCGGCGATACGGTACGGGCGAACCGTCCGGCCTCCGGCCGGTACAGATGCCGGTCCGCCGCTGCGCGGATCGCGTCGGCGGCCCCCTTCCATTTCCGCGCCAGGTGCCCCTCGTTGAACCTGTAGGCGAAACGCGACGCCGCGACAAGCCCCGCCCACACCGCCGCGACGGTGAACGCGTGCACCCCGTATCGCTCCTCCCAAAGGTCGTAGCTCGGGAGCGGCAGTCCGGTCGCGGGGTCCCGATAATCCGACATCCAGTTCGCCGCCCGCACGACCAGCCCCCGGTACTTGTCCTTCATCCACTCGACGTCCCTGAACCGGTCCACGTGTTTCCATAACGCCCAGAGAACCAATCCCGTTTCGTCCTCCTGTATCGGAAGCTGCTTCCCGTCCTTCCCCTGCCAGGGGTGCCAGGAGCTGGCAAGCGATCCGTCCGTGTTGTACTTGTGGAGAAAATACCCTTCCTTCGTTATTACGCGGTGGCAGAAATCGAAGAAGGCCTGGGTAGCCTGGAAGTGGTCCGACAGGTCCAGCGCGTACGCGGTCAGGGCCCCGTCGCGCGGCCAGACGTAGCTGTAAGTGTCACGGGCAAACCGGGTGATGTCATGGTCGTTGGCCGCCG
Proteins encoded:
- a CDS encoding DUF362 domain-containing protein, which gives rise to MNIGRRIFLRTLAAASPVFGMLRSAQGYEGSAKDAGKKFGRGTDGNPFTRGGKSLVSAVGGKDLPAMVRKAVSLIGGFEPLALRGKSVLVKPNVVGSNGHPTTTNPAVVAAVVGAIHDAGAGKVLVGDMSALIRGSTAKNMEKTGILAAARGAGAEPVFFEDHKWVNVKVDGKYLKEVSVSEWIFKVDRVVNLPVIKTHEYAGYSICLKNFVGATHLSQRPYLVNPLRWEEVVTELNLAWRPDLNIADGTKVMVEGGPWEGRAEEADLLLASGDRVACDVVGLAIIKSFGRWERLLASSPWKMGQVRRAVELRLGAGSPGEMELLTESLDGDPAFNVLMQKVKPFIESV
- a CDS encoding hotdog fold thioesterase, which gives rise to MGRIEEIWNGDRLIRDFGMKLLEAREGYAKVSVAVEERFLNAHDIGHGTLLFAVADAAFALSVNSVVDAVGVQWSLNIIRAAKKGETIVGESRVFHQGKQSMVCELTVTGENGRVLLRGQSTAMPVSRTAYASRTPAVKPA
- a CDS encoding gamma carbonic anhydrase family protein is translated as MVGKNPGGPSTVLLPYKGVVPACHPTVFVAQGAMVIGDVEIGEESSVWFNTVIRGDIRRIRIGKRTNVQDNCTLHVTSVHSVEVGDSVTFGHGVVAHGCVIEDFSLIGIGAVVLDGAVIGTGSVIGAGAVVPPRMVVPPHSLVMGVPGKVVKTLAPESAVANRITADHYVEYALTYRKG
- a CDS encoding glycoside hydrolase family 15 protein; translated protein: MPRNLPLGNGSLLVNFDSLYRIRDIYFPHVGKENHAQGHPFRFGIWVDGNFRWIDDPGWVRDLRYGTDTLVTLVSLYHPELEIGIECSDAVDMAVNLLVRRFEVHELSGRPREARLFFHHDFHILENPVGDTAYYEPQRRCLIHYKGMRWFLVNGAKWNGRPPGVVEGGEGNGITGMEVGIDQWATGVKEFQGKEGTWKDAEDGTLEGNPIAQGSVDSTIALHLRTAPNAPAVIHYWMAAGTSFDEVAEINRNVRRRGPDDFLGRTRAYWELWADKSEWDFGGIPAEIAACFRRSLLILRTQIDNGGGITAANDHDITRFARDTYSYVWPRDGALTAYALDLSDHFQATQAFFDFCHRVITKEGYFLHKYNTDGSLASSWHPWQGKDGKQLPIQEDETGLVLWALWKHVDRFRDVEWMKDKYRGLVVRAANWMSDYRDPATGLPLPSYDLWEERYGVHAFTVAAVWAGLVAASRFAYRFNEGHLARKWKGAADAIRAAADRHLYRPEAGRFARTVSPGSGEGGVGADPTLDASLYGLWYFGMYPPDDPRIVRTMEAMRERLWIRTEVGGLARYENDGYFRESGDIERVPGNPWFVCTLWLAQWRIALAKNEEDLKPALDILSWVAARALPSGVLAEQVHPFTGAPLSVSPLTWSHASFVAAFLEYAEKLALMKSCPSCGLSPRLRRSDAVNP